In Deinococcus maricopensis DSM 21211, the sequence GCGGCCGAGCATCTCCATGGTGGCGTTCTCGAGCTTGTAGCCGAGGTCTTCGGTGATGACGGTCCCGCCGGTGACGGCGGCAATGTCGCGCAGCATTTCCTTGCGGCGGTCGCCGAAGCCGGGGGCTTTCACGGCGGCGATGTTGAGGGTGCCGCGGAGTTTGTTCACGACGAGGGTCGCGAGCGCTTCACCTTCGACGTCTTCGGCGATGATGAGCAGGGGGCGGCCGGTCTGCGCGACCTTCTCGAGGATGGGGAGCAGTTCCTTGAGATTCTGAACCTTCTTCTCGCTGATCAGGATGTAGGGCTCTTCGAGTTGCGCCTCCATCTTGTCGGTGTTGGTCACGAAGTAGGGGTTGATGTAGCCCTTGTCGAACTGCATGCCTTCGACGACGTCAATTTCGGTGTCGAAGCCGCGGCTCTCTTCGATGGTGATGACGCCTTCCTTGCCGACCTTGTCCATCGCGGTGGCGATTTCCTGGCCGACGGCGTCGTCGTTGGCGCTGATGCCGGCGACCTTGCGGATGGCGTCGCTGTCCTCGACGGGCACGCTGAGGCTCTTGATTTCCTCGATGGCGGCCACGACGGCTTTTTCGATGCCGCGCTTCAGGGCGAGGGGGTTGGCGCCGGCGGCGACGTTGCGGAGGCCTTCTTTCACGACGGCCTGGCCGAGGACGGTGGCGGTGGTGGTGCCGTCACCGGTGATGTCGTTGGTTTTGCTGGCGACTTCCTTGAGGAGTTGCGCGCCGATGTTCTCGAGTTTGTCCTCGAGTTCCACTTCCTTGGCGACGGTGACGCCGTCCTTGGTGATGGTGGGGCTGCCGAACTTCTTCTCGATGACGACGTTGCGGCCACGGGGCCCGAGCGTCACTTTGACGGCGTTGGCGACGGCGTTGACGCCGCGTTCCAGGCTGCGGCGGGCGTTTTCATCGAACACGAGTTGTTTCGCCATGATGATGCTCCTTTGAGGTCAGACAGGTTGAGGGACGTTGTGACACGGTGACACGCACGGGTGTGGTGTCACAGGTGTGGGGTGTGGGCTTACTCGACGATCGCGAGGATGTCGCGTTCGCTGAGGATGCTGTAGTTCTTGCCTTCGAGGCTGACTTCGGTGCCGCCGTACTTCGCGAAGTAGACGGTGTCGCCGACGTTCACGTCGAGGGAGACGCGGGTGCCGTTGTCGAGGATTTTGCCGTTGCCGACGGCGACAACTTTGCCGCGCTGGCTTTTTTCTTTGGCGGTGTCGGGAACGTAGAGGCCCCCGGCGGTCTTCTGCTCGGCTTCTTCGACGATCTCCACCAGAACTCGGTCGCCTAACGGTTTCAGCATGGGTGTTCCTCCTTGAGGTTGGGTATGGGCTTGGTGATGGGGCCTGAAGGGGCACCTGCCGCGCTTCAGGTTCATCAACTCCAAGCGCAATGGTAACGGTACGCTCACTAGAGTGTCAATACCGCAAACACAAGATGTGAGTGCGGAGCGCTCAACTCAACACCATATGCGTAGGTGTGTTTTATATCATAGATATTATGTATATATGTAAGCCTAATATATATGCATGCCGCCCTTACCCCTGCTGGACCGTCCTGCCTTTGAAACCGCCCTCGACACCGCCACCCCCGCCACCCTCGCCGTCATGGACCTCGACCACTTCAAGATCCTCAACGACACCCTCGGCCACGCCGAAGGCGACCGGGTCCTGCGCACCATCGAACGCCTGCTGACCGGCAGCCTCCCCCACGGCAGCACCGTCGCCCGACTCGGGGGCGACGAATACGCCGCGCTCTTCCCCGACACCGCCCCCGAAACGGCCCTGATCCTGATGGACGAGGTCATCCGGCACTTCCACGCCAACCGCGACCCGAACTGGCCCAGCACGCTCAGCCTGTCCGTCGGCCTCGCCGCCCGCCCCGCCCACGCCAGCAGCCCCCAGGACCTCCTGCGCGCCGCCGACGCCGCCCTGTACCGCGCCAAGGTCGAAGGCCGCAACCGCGTGGCCATCTACGTCGAAAGCAAGATGGTCCTCAAAAGCAACTACTACCCGCGCCCGCAACTCGACCGCCTCGCCAAACTCGCCGCCGCCCTCGGCCGCACCGAAGCGAGCCTGCTGCGCGAAGCGCTCGACGACCTCATCGACCGCCACCGCGAAGCCCTATGAGCGCCTGAAGCGCCCTCAGCCACACGTGGCAAGCGGCGTTCGAGGAAGCCTGGACGGCGTTCCAGCACGGCAATCGGCCAGTGAGCGCCAGCATCGCGGACGCTGGCGGGCACGTCATCGCGCATGACCGCAACCGTCTTCACGAACCGCGCCGCGTGAACGGCGTCATCAGCGGATATGACCTCAAGCGCGCCGAAGTGAACGCCCTGCTCGCCCTCCGCACCCTGCCCGCAGGGCGCCAGGGCCCGCACGATGAGCAGCCTGCGGCACCTGAGCTTCGCGGCACACGCTCTGGGCAGCGCCGACCTGCACCGCACGCACCGTCAACCGCCGCAAAGCAGGTTCAGGCGACCCGCGCCGAGCCTGCACTGGTCCGCGCATGCACTCACGTCTCCCTGCTGGGGGAACTGGCGCTGAACCTGAACACCCACCACCCGTTCTGGCGCGCTTGAACGGCGCCCCTGTGGGGCTGACGCCGCAGCCACGTAAGGCCCCGCGTGAATTCGGCAACGGCCCCTGGCCGGGCTGGCTACGGTTCGCGGACGCGTGGGCCTGTAGCGTTGCACGACTTGACGAGCGTGGCGCGGGCTGCGTTCGCGTTCGGCGATCCGGGCTTCAGCACGGTCCGGTTGTCGCGCGCATCGGCGGCGGTGATGGTGACCGGCGTGAACCGGCAGCCGCACCTGGAGGCATGGGGCACCACCCCCGCCTGAAGCAGGCACCGCTGACATACGCCAGAACCCCGAGGCATGCCAAGCCGGGGCCACGGCATGCTGGGGGCATGAACCGTTCGCAGCGCGCCCATACCGCCCAGGAAACCCTGCACATTCTGGACACCGGCACGTTCACGCTGGGCGAGCGTACGGTGGATGTACGCGCCGAGCTCGTGGCGGCACGCGCCGGGACGGTCCTGTACCGTCCGCAGGACGAGGCGGTCCTGGCAACCGCGCTGCGGGACGCGCCGCGTGGGCGCACCCTCGTGGAGGTCACGAACGAGACGACGCTGGCGGGCGTCCGCGCGCTGGCGGTGGGTGCGGACGGGGAAGTTGGCGCGCTGAATTTCGCGTCCGCGAAGAACCCCGGCGGGGGCTTCATAGGCGGCAGTCAGGCGCAGGAGGAAAGCCTGGCGCGCGCTACGGGTCTGTATCACGCGCTGACAGGGCCGGTCGCGGAGGCGTACTACACCGCGAACCGAGCGTGCGGGACGGCGTTGTATACGGACCATGTGCTGTACAGCCCGGGCGTGCCGGTGTTCCGGGATGACGCGGACGCCCTGCGCGCGGACGTGGTGCGCGCGGCGTTCGTGACGGCGCCCGCCCCGAACGCCGGTGCCGTGGCGCGCAACGAACCGGAACGCGCTGGGGAGGTCACGGCGGTGCTGCGCGCGCGGGCCGCGCGGGTGCTGGGGGCGTTCGCGCGCCACGGGCACCGCCGCATTGTGCTGGGCGCGTGGGGCTGCGGGGTGTTCCGGAATGACCCGCGCGTGGTCGCCGGGGTATTCCGGGCGTTGCTGGACAACGAGGCGCGCGGCGTGTTCGAGCAGGTGCGTTTCGCGGTGCTGGACGCCGCGCCGGGCGCGCCGACGTGGCGGTCGTTCCAGGAGGTGCTGGACGGCTGAGCGGTGCGGCCCTGTTAGCCTGAGGCATGCAGCACGACGTGACCCTGACGGACGGCGAAGTCACCTTGCGGCCCCTAGTGGAGGCGGACATTCCGGCGTTGCTCGCGCTGGCGGCGCGCACGCCGGACGAGTGGCGGCATATGGGCAGCGCGCCCACCACCGAGGCGTACCACCGCGCAGCGTTGGACGCGCCGGACACCTTTCCGTTCGTGGTGACGCTGGACGGTGAGGTGGTGGGCGCGACGCGGCTTGCCGGGTGGACCGCGCAGCACCGGGGCGTGGAGATCGGGTGGTCGTGGCTAACGCCCGCGCAGATGGGCCGCGGCGTGAACCGCCGCGCGAAGCGGCTGCTGCTGGCGTACGCGTTCGAGGGGCTGGGGGCGGCGCGCGTGCAGATCAAGACGGACGTGCGGAACGCGCGTTCGCAGCGCGCCATTGAGAAGCTGGGGGCGGTGCGGGAGGGGGTGCTGCGTAACCACATGGTCCGCGCGGACGGGTCGTTGCGGGACACGGTGATGTACTCGGTGACGGTCGAGGAGTGGCCGGCAGTACGCGCGCGCCTCGCGTAACGCGGACCGCAGGTGGCCCGGGCGGCTCCGGGTCGCCTTTGTTCGTGTGTAGTGAGGCGTGGGTACGCTGCTCGGCGGCGTTTGGATGTGCGGCATCGTGGCGTTGCCTGCGAACTCAAGC encodes:
- the groL gene encoding chaperonin GroEL (60 kDa chaperone family; promotes refolding of misfolded polypeptides especially under stressful conditions; forms two stacked rings of heptamers to form a barrel-shaped 14mer; ends can be capped by GroES; misfolded proteins enter the barrel where they are refolded when GroES binds), giving the protein MAKQLVFDENARRSLERGVNAVANAVKVTLGPRGRNVVIEKKFGSPTITKDGVTVAKEVELEDKLENIGAQLLKEVASKTNDITGDGTTTATVLGQAVVKEGLRNVAAGANPLALKRGIEKAVVAAIEEIKSLSVPVEDSDAIRKVAGISANDDAVGQEIATAMDKVGKEGVITIEESRGFDTEIDVVEGMQFDKGYINPYFVTNTDKMEAQLEEPYILISEKKVQNLKELLPILEKVAQTGRPLLIIAEDVEGEALATLVVNKLRGTLNIAAVKAPGFGDRRKEMLRDIAAVTGGTVITEDLGYKLENATMEMLGRAKRIRITKDDTTIIDGLGNQTEIEQRVGAIKAELDSTDSDYAREKLQERLAKLAGGVAVIRVGAATETELKEKKHRYEDALSTARSAVEEGIVAGGGTTLLRIIPAVRKAAESLEGDEATGARILIRALEEPARQIAANAGFEGSVIVNAVVNSDKARYGFNAATGEFVEDMVAAGIVDPAKVTRTALQNAASIGALILTTEAIVSDKPEKNAPAAPAGGPDMGGMDF
- the groES gene encoding co-chaperone GroES, whose protein sequence is MLKPLGDRVLVEIVEEAEQKTAGGLYVPDTAKEKSQRGKVVAVGNGKILDNGTRVSLDVNVGDTVYFAKYGGTEVSLEGKNYSILSERDILAIVE
- a CDS encoding GGDEF domain-containing protein; translated protein: MPPLPLLDRPAFETALDTATPATLAVMDLDHFKILNDTLGHAEGDRVLRTIERLLTGSLPHGSTVARLGGDEYAALFPDTAPETALILMDEVIRHFHANRDPNWPSTLSLSVGLAARPAHASSPQDLLRAADAALYRAKVEGRNRVAIYVESKMVLKSNYYPRPQLDRLAKLAAALGRTEASLLREALDDLIDRHREAL
- a CDS encoding TIGR02452 family protein, coding for MNRSQRAHTAQETLHILDTGTFTLGERTVDVRAELVAARAGTVLYRPQDEAVLATALRDAPRGRTLVEVTNETTLAGVRALAVGADGEVGALNFASAKNPGGGFIGGSQAQEESLARATGLYHALTGPVAEAYYTANRACGTALYTDHVLYSPGVPVFRDDADALRADVVRAAFVTAPAPNAGAVARNEPERAGEVTAVLRARAARVLGAFARHGHRRIVLGAWGCGVFRNDPRVVAGVFRALLDNEARGVFEQVRFAVLDAAPGAPTWRSFQEVLDG
- a CDS encoding GNAT family N-acetyltransferase, producing the protein MQHDVTLTDGEVTLRPLVEADIPALLALAARTPDEWRHMGSAPTTEAYHRAALDAPDTFPFVVTLDGEVVGATRLAGWTAQHRGVEIGWSWLTPAQMGRGVNRRAKRLLLAYAFEGLGAARVQIKTDVRNARSQRAIEKLGAVREGVLRNHMVRADGSLRDTVMYSVTVEEWPAVRARLA